The following are encoded in a window of bacterium SCSIO 12643 genomic DNA:
- the carA gene encoding glutamine-hydrolyzing carbamoyl-phosphate synthase small subunit translates to MKFSEKEDAILLLEDGTVFHGKAAGYRGTSTGEVAFNTGMTGYQEIFTDPSYYGQMLVMTTPHIGNYGVNDLEVESDEVKIAGLICNKFSDIFSRAAATDSLQSYFEKNKLVVISDVDSRALVRHIRQAGAMNCIVSNDGTSVEDLKKQLKEVPSMDGLELASKVSCIEPYYFGDENAELKVAVMDFGVKTNILRCLAERGCYLKVFPYNTSYETMKEWNPDGFMLSNGPGDPSALPNVKLEVEKVIENNHPTFGICLGHQMMSLASGLKTVKMHNGHRGINHPVMNLATGKGEITSQNHGFVVDMELANQAENIEVTHKHLNDDTLAGMKRLDKNAFSVQYHPEASAGPHDSRYLFDEFIDRIKKNK, encoded by the coding sequence ATGAAATTTAGCGAAAAAGAAGACGCAATTTTATTGCTAGAAGATGGAACTGTTTTTCATGGAAAGGCAGCCGGATACAGAGGAACGTCAACAGGGGAAGTGGCGTTTAATACTGGAATGACTGGATATCAGGAAATCTTTACTGATCCTTCATATTACGGACAGATGTTGGTGATGACTACCCCACATATTGGTAACTATGGAGTGAATGATTTGGAAGTTGAATCAGATGAAGTAAAAATCGCTGGTCTGATTTGTAATAAGTTTTCAGATATCTTTTCCAGAGCGGCAGCAACTGATTCTTTGCAATCATATTTTGAAAAGAATAAACTGGTAGTCATCTCTGATGTAGATTCACGTGCATTGGTAAGACATATTCGTCAGGCAGGAGCAATGAACTGTATTGTATCTAATGATGGAACAAGTGTGGAAGATTTAAAGAAACAACTTAAAGAAGTTCCTTCAATGGATGGATTAGAGTTGGCTTCAAAAGTTTCTTGTATTGAGCCATATTACTTTGGTGATGAGAATGCAGAACTAAAAGTGGCGGTGATGGATTTCGGTGTGAAAACCAATATTCTTCGTTGTTTAGCAGAAAGAGGGTGTTATTTGAAGGTTTTCCCATACAATACATCATACGAAACAATGAAGGAATGGAATCCAGATGGGTTCATGTTATCAAATGGTCCTGGTGACCCATCCGCATTACCAAATGTGAAATTGGAGGTAGAAAAGGTAATTGAGAATAACCATCCTACTTTTGGTATTTGTTTGGGACATCAAATGATGTCTTTGGCGAGTGGTTTGAAAACCGTGAAAATGCATAACGGTCACCGAGGAATTAATCACCCTGTAATGAATTTAGCAACCGGTAAAGGAGAAATTACTTCACAGAATCACGGTTTTGTTGTGGATATGGAATTGGCAAATCAAGCTGAGAACATTGAAGTAACGCATAAACATTTAAATGATGATACCCTTGCAGGTATGAAACGTTTAGATAAAAATGCATTTTCAGTACAATATCACCCGGAAGCATCTGCAGGTCCTCACGATTCCAGATACCTGTTCGATGAATTTATAGATAGAATTAAAAAGAATAAATAA
- the rplQ gene encoding 50S ribosomal protein L17 codes for MRHKKSFNHLGRKVGHRKAMLTNMAGSLIEHKRITTTVAKAKALKMFVEPIITKAKTDSMHSRRMVFRSLGNKYAVSELFNVVAPKVGDRPGGYTRIIKTGFRLGDAAEMCMIELVDFNEIYSTSTKTKKTRRRRGGKSTAKAEAAPEVKAEDVKTEEKPKAESKEDKKEDKDQ; via the coding sequence ATGAGACATAAGAAATCGTTTAATCACTTAGGGCGTAAAGTTGGACATCGTAAAGCGATGCTTACAAATATGGCTGGTTCTTTAATCGAACACAAGCGTATTACTACTACTGTGGCAAAAGCAAAAGCGTTAAAGATGTTTGTTGAGCCAATCATTACAAAGGCGAAAACTGATTCAATGCACTCTCGTAGAATGGTTTTTAGAAGCTTAGGCAACAAGTATGCTGTTTCTGAATTATTCAACGTTGTTGCTCCTAAAGTAGGAGATCGTCCAGGAGGTTATACACGTATCATTAAAACAGGTTTCCGTTTAGGTGATGCTGCTGAAATGTGTATGATTGAGTTGGTAGACTTCAACGAAATCTATTCTACATCTACGAAGACTAAGAAAACACGTAGAAGAAGAGGTGGAAAGTCTACAGCAAAGGCTGAAGCAGCTCCTGAAGTGAAAGCAGAAGACGTTAAAACTGAAGAGAAGCCAAAAGCTGAATCTAAAGAGGACAAAAAAGAAGATAAAGACCAATAG
- a CDS encoding DNA-directed RNA polymerase subunit alpha, with translation MAILDFQKPDKVIMISSDDRKGTFEFRPLEPGYGITIGNALRRILLSSLEGFAITSVKFDGVDHEFTAIRGVIEDVTEIILNLKQVRFKRQIEDQDSEKLIVRVTGQKQLTAGDIGNFTSSFQVLNPELVICNMDESVNMQIEITIGNGRGYIPAEEHSGHNLALNEIAIDSIFTPIKKVKYEIENYRVEQKTDYEKLIMEIETDGSISPKDALSEAAKILIHHFMLFSDEKISLETEDKSADDEFDETSLHMRQLLKTKLVDMDLSVRALNCLKAAEVYTLGDLVQYQRNDLLKFRNFGKKSLTELDELVEVKNLSFGMNVLKYKLDKE, from the coding sequence ATGGCAATTTTAGATTTTCAAAAACCGGACAAAGTGATTATGATAAGTTCGGATGACCGTAAAGGTACATTCGAATTTAGACCTTTGGAGCCAGGATACGGTATTACCATTGGTAACGCATTAAGAAGAATTCTTCTTTCTTCACTTGAAGGTTTTGCCATCACATCTGTAAAGTTTGATGGTGTTGATCATGAGTTTACTGCAATTCGTGGTGTAATCGAAGATGTTACTGAGATTATTTTGAACCTGAAACAAGTTCGTTTTAAAAGACAAATCGAAGATCAGGATTCTGAAAAATTAATCGTTAGAGTTACAGGACAAAAGCAATTAACTGCTGGTGATATAGGTAACTTTACTTCTTCATTCCAGGTATTAAATCCGGAGTTAGTGATTTGTAACATGGATGAGTCTGTGAATATGCAAATTGAGATTACTATTGGTAATGGACGTGGATATATTCCTGCTGAAGAGCACTCTGGTCATAATTTAGCTTTAAATGAAATCGCTATAGATTCTATTTTTACTCCAATCAAGAAAGTAAAATACGAAATCGAAAACTATAGGGTAGAGCAAAAAACCGATTACGAAAAGTTAATCATGGAGATTGAAACGGATGGTTCTATCTCTCCAAAAGATGCTTTAAGTGAAGCGGCTAAGATTCTAATTCACCACTTTATGTTATTCAGTGATGAAAAGATTTCTTTAGAGACTGAAGATAAATCTGCTGATGATGAGTTCGATGAAACATCATTACATATGCGTCAGTTATTAAAAACCAAACTAGTAGATATGGATCTTTCGGTAAGAGCATTAAATTGCTTGAAAGCTGCGGAGGTGTATACTTTAGGTGATTTGGTTCAGTATCAAAGAAATGATTTATTGAAGTTCCGTAACTTCGGTAAAAAATCTCTTACTGAATTAGATGAATTGGTAGAGGTGAAAAACCTATCCTTTGGAATGAATGTTCTAAAGTATAAATTGGACAAAGAATAA
- the rpsD gene encoding 30S ribosomal protein S4 — protein sequence MARYRGPKSKIARKFKEPIFGPDKVLERRNFPPGQHGPNKRRAKQSEYAIQLAEKQKAKYTYGILEKQFSNLFKKASAKTGITGEVLLQLCESRLDNTVYRMGISTTRDGARQFVSHRHITVNGNIVNIPSYQLRAGDIVSVREKSKSLTVIIDAVNSNSKTYPWIEFDKNNLEGKFMSVPERADIPENIKEQLIVELYSK from the coding sequence ATGGCTAGATATAGAGGACCAAAATCGAAAATTGCTAGAAAATTTAAAGAGCCAATTTTCGGACCTGATAAAGTATTAGAAAGAAGAAACTTTCCTCCAGGACAACACGGTCCAAACAAAAGGAGAGCAAAGCAATCTGAATATGCAATTCAGTTAGCTGAAAAGCAAAAAGCAAAGTATACTTATGGTATTTTAGAAAAGCAATTTTCTAACTTATTTAAGAAAGCATCTGCTAAGACTGGAATTACAGGTGAGGTATTATTACAACTTTGTGAGTCAAGATTAGATAACACTGTATACAGAATGGGTATTTCTACTACTCGTGACGGTGCTAGACAATTCGTTTCTCACAGACATATCACAGTAAACGGAAACATCGTAAATATTCCTTCTTACCAATTAAGAGCTGGAGATATTGTTTCAGTTAGAGAGAAATCAAAATCTTTAACAGTGATTATTGATGCAGTGAATTCAAACAGTAAAACATATCCTTGGATTGAGTTTGATAAAAACAATCTAGAGGGTAAGTTTATGAGTGTTCCTGAAAGAGCTGATATTCCTGAGAACATTAAGGAACAACTTATTGTTGAGTTATATTCTAAATAA
- the rpsK gene encoding 30S ribosomal protein S11, which produces MAKSSSKKRKVRVDAMGQVHVHSSFNNIIISITNANGQVISWSSAGKLGFRGSKKNTPYAAQVAAEDCCKVAFEAGMRKAKAYVKGPGAGRESAIRTIHNNGIEVTEIIDVTPMPHNGCRPPKKRRV; this is translated from the coding sequence ATGGCTAAATCGTCTTCAAAAAAGAGAAAAGTTAGAGTTGATGCTATGGGTCAAGTGCATGTTCACTCGTCTTTTAACAATATTATCATCTCTATTACAAATGCAAACGGACAGGTTATATCTTGGTCGTCAGCTGGTAAATTAGGATTTAGAGGCTCAAAGAAAAACACTCCTTACGCTGCTCAAGTAGCTGCTGAAGATTGTTGTAAAGTTGCTTTTGAAGCTGGAATGCGTAAAGCTAAGGCTTATGTAAAAGGTCCAGGAGCAGGTAGAGAGTCAGCAATTCGTACGATCCATAACAATGGTATCGAAGTAACTGAAATTATCGATGTTACTCCAATGCCTCACAACGGATGTCGCCCACCTAAAAAGAGAAGGGTTTAA
- the rpsM gene encoding 30S ribosomal protein S13: protein MARIAGNDLPVNKKGRIGLTYIFGIGHSTAKRLLTELEIDPDKKIKDWNDDELTKIRAYVTDNIKVEGTLRSEIQMNIKRLMDIGSQRGIRHRAGLPLRGQRTKNNSRTRKGKRKTVANKKKATK from the coding sequence ATGGCTAGGATTGCAGGAAATGATTTACCCGTAAACAAAAAGGGTAGAATTGGATTAACTTACATTTTTGGAATTGGTCACTCGACAGCTAAGCGTTTATTGACTGAATTAGAAATTGATCCTGATAAAAAAATCAAGGATTGGAATGACGATGAGTTAACAAAGATTAGAGCTTATGTTACCGATAACATCAAAGTTGAAGGTACATTGCGTTCTGAGATTCAAATGAACATCAAACGTTTGATGGATATTGGATCTCAAAGAGGAATTCGTCACCGTGCGGGATTACCGTTACGTGGACAGAGAACAAAGAATAACTCGCGAACAAGAAAAGGAAAAAGAAAAACTGTTGCTAACAAAAAGAAAGCAACTAAATAA
- the ykgO gene encoding type B 50S ribosomal protein L36 — protein MKVRASLKKRSADCKIVRRKGRLYVINKKNPKFKQRQG, from the coding sequence ATGAAGGTTCGAGCATCACTTAAAAAGAGAAGTGCTGATTGTAAAATTGTCAGACGAAAAGGGCGTCTCTATGTTATCAACAAGAAGAACCCTAAGTTTAAACAAAGACAGGGATAA
- the infA gene encoding translation initiation factor IF-1, translated as MAKTPSIEQDGTIKEALSNAMFRVELENGHVITAHISGKMRMHYIKILPGDKVKVEMSPYDLSKGRITYRYK; from the coding sequence ATGGCAAAAACACCTTCAATAGAGCAAGACGGTACCATTAAAGAAGCACTTTCAAACGCAATGTTTAGAGTGGAGTTGGAAAATGGGCATGTAATTACCGCTCACATTTCTGGAAAAATGAGAATGCACTACATCAAAATTTTACCAGGAGATAAAGTGAAAGTTGAAATGTCACCTTATGATTTATCAAAAGGAAGAATTACTTATAGATATAAATAA
- the secY gene encoding preprotein translocase subunit SecY, whose product MNKFFQTIANIFKIEELRNRILLTIGFIAIYRLGSFVVLPGIDTNVLGNNEATGLAALLNLFAGGAFSRASVFALGIMPYISASIVMQLLGIAVPSVQKLQKDGESGRNKINQWTRWLTVAITLGQAPGYLATQVPSNAIVTPGFFSFTLPAIIILSSGTLFVMWLGEKITDRGIGNGISLIIMIGIIANLPTAFLTEWEAQMGDLGGGLVVVLLEMAILLFVILITILLVQGVRRVPIQFAKKIMGVQQMGGARQFIPLKVNAAGVMPIIFAQALMMLPITLAGFAAGSDGDAGDAFTSFAAMFSDISGVYYNVTFAILIIVFTYFYTAITVNPQQMADDLKKNGGFVPGVKPGKDTANFLDTILSKITLPGSIFLALIAILPAFAIKAGVAQSFAYFFGGTSLLIMVGVILDTLQQIESYLLMRHYDGLTESGKLKGRSTGAFGGIA is encoded by the coding sequence ATGAATAAGTTTTTTCAAACAATCGCAAACATCTTCAAAATTGAAGAACTTAGGAATAGAATTCTATTAACCATTGGTTTTATTGCTATTTATAGATTAGGGTCGTTTGTTGTACTACCTGGTATCGATACTAACGTTCTTGGAAATAATGAAGCAACGGGGTTAGCTGCGTTGCTTAACTTATTTGCTGGCGGGGCCTTTTCTAGGGCTTCAGTATTTGCCTTAGGTATTATGCCTTACATTTCGGCTTCTATTGTTATGCAGTTGCTTGGAATAGCTGTTCCTTCAGTACAGAAATTGCAGAAAGATGGAGAAAGTGGTCGTAACAAAATCAACCAGTGGACACGTTGGCTGACTGTAGCGATTACATTGGGACAAGCTCCTGGTTACCTGGCGACACAAGTGCCAAGTAATGCTATTGTGACTCCTGGATTTTTCTCTTTCACATTACCAGCAATTATTATATTATCTTCTGGAACATTATTCGTAATGTGGTTGGGAGAGAAGATTACAGATAGAGGTATTGGAAACGGAATCTCGTTAATCATTATGATTGGTATTATTGCGAATTTACCAACAGCATTTTTAACTGAATGGGAAGCTCAGATGGGTGACCTTGGAGGTGGACTTGTTGTTGTGTTATTGGAAATGGCAATCTTACTATTCGTGATCTTGATTACTATTCTATTAGTACAAGGTGTGAGAAGAGTTCCTATTCAATTTGCAAAAAAGATTATGGGTGTACAGCAAATGGGTGGTGCACGTCAGTTTATTCCTTTAAAAGTGAATGCAGCTGGTGTAATGCCGATCATTTTCGCTCAGGCTTTGATGATGTTACCAATTACGTTAGCTGGTTTTGCTGCGGGATCGGATGGAGATGCAGGTGATGCATTTACAAGTTTCGCTGCAATGTTCAGTGATATTAGTGGTGTGTACTACAACGTAACATTTGCAATATTGATTATCGTATTTACATATTTCTATACTGCAATTACAGTAAATCCTCAGCAAATGGCTGATGATTTAAAGAAAAATGGTGGTTTTGTTCCTGGTGTTAAACCGGGAAAGGATACCGCAAACTTTTTAGATACAATCTTATCGAAGATTACCTTACCGGGATCTATCTTCTTAGCGTTGATCGCAATCTTGCCTGCCTTTGCTATTAAAGCAGGTGTAGCGCAGAGTTTTGCTTACTTCTTTGGAGGTACATCGCTATTGATTATGGTAGGTGTGATTTTAGATACATTACAACAAATTGAAAGTTATTTGTTGATGCGTCACTATGATGGCTTGACTGAGTCAGGTAAATTAAAAGGACGTTCAACTGGAGCTTTCGGTGGAATAGCATAA
- the rplO gene encoding 50S ribosomal protein L15 yields MDLSNLSPAEGSVKNNSKRLGRGQGSGKGGTAARGHKGAKSRSGYSKKVGFEGGQMPLQRRVPKFGFKNVNRVEYTPINLDVIQAYVEENNVDTITIDDLVVRGLVGTNDLVKVLGRGELKAKVVIEANKFSASAIAAIEKLGGEAKTV; encoded by the coding sequence ATGGATTTAAGTAATTTATCACCGGCTGAGGGCTCGGTAAAAAATAATTCTAAGCGACTTGGTCGTGGGCAAGGTTCTGGTAAAGGCGGAACTGCGGCTCGTGGACATAAAGGTGCTAAATCACGTTCTGGATATTCTAAGAAAGTTGGTTTTGAAGGTGGCCAAATGCCTTTACAACGTAGAGTACCAAAATTTGGATTCAAGAACGTTAACCGTGTGGAGTACACCCCTATTAACCTGGATGTTATTCAAGCATATGTTGAAGAAAACAATGTAGATACAATAACTATCGATGACTTAGTGGTAAGAGGTTTAGTAGGGACAAACGATTTGGTTAAAGTTTTAGGACGAGGTGAATTAAAAGCTAAGGTAGTTATTGAGGCAAACAAATTTTCAGCTTCTGCTATCGCGGCAATTGAAAAACTTGGCGGAGAAGCCAAAACTGTTTAA
- the rpmD gene encoding 50S ribosomal protein L30, giving the protein MAKVKVTQVRSVIRRPGDQKKTMIALGLKGINKSVEHEGTPQIMGMINKVKHLVNVEEIK; this is encoded by the coding sequence ATGGCTAAAGTAAAAGTTACACAAGTAAGGTCGGTTATCAGACGACCAGGCGATCAAAAGAAAACAATGATTGCATTGGGTTTGAAAGGAATTAACAAAAGTGTTGAACACGAAGGTACTCCTCAAATCATGGGAATGATCAATAAGGTAAAGCACCTTGTTAACGTTGAAGAGATAAAGTAA